A single genomic interval of Canis lupus dingo isolate Sandy chromosome 6, ASM325472v2, whole genome shotgun sequence harbors:
- the THUMPD1 gene encoding THUMP domain-containing protein 1: MATPVQQPPQSSGGKRKGKAQYVQAKRARRCDGGGPRQLEPGLQGILITCNMNERKCVEEAYSLLNEYGDDMYGPEKFMDKDQQPSGSEGEDDDVEAALRKEVGDIKASTEMKLRRFQSVESGANNVVFIRTLGIEPEKLVHHILQDMYQTKKKKTRVILRMLPISGTCKAFLEDMKKYAETFLEPWFKAPNKGTFQIVYKSRNNSHMNREEVIKELAGIVGSLNSENKVDLSNPQYTVVVEIIKAVCCLSVVKDYMLFRKYNLQEVVKSAKDPSQLNPKQPAQAGNGKEAKLEPGDKSNDPAEGKNQQVVPENNEDLGQTKPRSEIQVVNEGGAKPELESQVTERSESNENDLSEEK; this comes from the exons ATGGCGACCCCCGTCCAGCAGCCTCCTCAGTCTAGCGGCGGAAAGCGCAAAGGCAAAGCTCAGTATGTGCAGGCCAAGCGGGCTCGGCGCTGCGACGGCGGCGGGCCCCGGCAGCTGGAACCCGGGCTACAGGGCATTCTCATTACCTGCAACATGAACGAGCGCAAGTGCGTGGAGGAGGCCTACAGCCTGCTCAATGAATACGGCGACGACATGTATGGGCCCGAAAAG TTTATGGACAAAGATCAACAGCCCTCTGGAAGTGAGGGAGAAGATGATGATGTGGAGGCTGCTTTGAGGAAAGAAGTTGGTGACATTAAAGCCTCTACAGAGATGAAGCTAAGAAGATTCCAGTCAGTGGAGAGTGGAGCAAATAATGTAGTCTTCATCAGGACACTTGGGATAG aacCTGAGAAATTGGTACATCATATTCTCCAGGATATGTACCAAACCAAGAAGAAGAAGACTCGAGTTATTCTACGTATGTTACCCATTTCAGGCACGTGCAAGGCTTTCTTagaagatatgaaaaaatatgcagaaaCATTTTTGGAACCCTGGTTTAAAGCTCCAAACAAAGGGACATTTCAGATTGTATATAAATCTCGAAATAATAGTCACATGAATAGAGAAGAAGTTATCAAAGAATTGGCAG GAATAGTAGGCAGCCTCAATTCGGAAAATAAAGTGGATCTTTCCAATCCACAATACACGGTGGTAGTAGAAATCATTAAAGCTGTCTGTTGCCTGAGTGTTGTGAAAGATTATATGTTGTTCAGAAAGTATAATCTCCAGGAGGTGGTGAAGAGTGCTAAGGACCCATCACAACTTAACCCAAAGCAGCCAGCACAAGCAGGAAATGGGAAAGAAGCTAAATTGGAACCTGGTGACAAATCAAATGACCCAGCAGAAGGAAAAAACCAGCAAGTGGTACCCGAAAATAATGAGGACCTGGGGCAGACAAAACCAAGATCTGAGATACAGGTGGTGAATGAGGGAGGAGCTAAACCTGAACTTGAAAGTCAAGTCACAGAAAGATCGGAGTCAAATGAAAATGACCtctcagaggaaaaataa